One genomic region from Deltaproteobacteria bacterium encodes:
- the recN gene encoding DNA repair protein RecN yields the protein MLIELSVRNLAIFEDVRVPFGPGLNVVTGETGAGKSILVEAIRLALGEKADPMSVRGGESEAEAAALFDLAGREDLREAWEEAGFPWEEELVLRRVIPVEGRSRAYLNGRPAAQSALASLAPLLVEMVGQHSVPYLLSRPAALASIDDFSGTAAKAREVRRMFRRVCALRRTAEETAARGAGARGRMESLDFGMEELSRAKLVTGEEEELAAAHASLRNAARILSAIREAEGALSSSEQSAAASLSFAAARIREAASADPRLAELAERLRAAQGEAQDLARELVSRAGKITVDAESRERIEERLSEIRRLKRKYGKEVPGLIAHLEELRAERAGLDSALDEERTAREALAAEEKGCVAAAAELSRERHAGAKKMGEAVEKELSRVALRDAKFRAAMVSRDPGAASLSASGLDEGELMFCANPGQELRPLSHTASGGELSRVMLALRNASSRGRTGRTIVFDEIDTGIGGRVAERVGARLKGLAGSAQVICVTHIPQVAAFAGSHLLVSKSSAVGAVTTSVKPLAKQDRILELARMISGSEVTGEAKAHAKELIERAAGG from the coding sequence ATGCTGATCGAGCTGTCCGTCCGAAACCTCGCCATCTTCGAAGACGTCCGCGTTCCATTCGGGCCGGGCCTGAACGTCGTCACCGGGGAAACGGGGGCCGGCAAGTCGATCCTGGTGGAGGCGATCCGCCTCGCGCTGGGAGAGAAAGCCGACCCGATGTCGGTGCGCGGTGGAGAGTCGGAGGCGGAAGCGGCGGCTCTCTTCGACCTTGCCGGCCGCGAGGATTTACGGGAAGCATGGGAGGAAGCCGGGTTCCCGTGGGAGGAAGAACTCGTTCTACGGAGGGTCATACCCGTCGAGGGAAGGAGCCGGGCCTACCTGAACGGACGGCCGGCGGCGCAGTCCGCTCTTGCATCGCTTGCGCCGCTCCTCGTGGAGATGGTGGGCCAGCACAGCGTTCCCTATCTTCTTTCACGGCCCGCGGCGCTGGCGTCGATCGACGATTTCTCCGGGACGGCGGCGAAAGCGCGTGAAGTGCGCCGCATGTTCCGCCGCGTATGCGCCCTGCGGCGGACGGCGGAGGAGACCGCCGCGAGGGGAGCGGGGGCCCGCGGGCGTATGGAGTCGCTGGACTTCGGGATGGAGGAGTTGTCCCGGGCGAAGCTCGTGACCGGAGAGGAGGAGGAGCTGGCCGCTGCGCACGCCTCTCTCAGGAACGCCGCCAGGATCCTCTCCGCGATTCGCGAAGCGGAAGGCGCGCTGTCTTCATCGGAACAGTCCGCAGCCGCATCGCTGTCCTTCGCGGCCGCGCGGATTCGGGAAGCCGCGTCCGCGGATCCGCGCCTCGCGGAGCTTGCGGAGCGCCTGCGCGCGGCGCAGGGAGAGGCCCAGGACCTCGCCCGGGAGCTGGTTTCACGCGCCGGAAAGATCACGGTGGATGCGGAGAGCCGGGAACGGATAGAGGAACGCCTCTCCGAAATCCGCCGCCTCAAGCGCAAGTACGGGAAGGAGGTCCCCGGTCTGATCGCCCACCTCGAGGAGCTTCGCGCAGAGCGCGCAGGGCTCGATTCCGCTCTCGATGAGGAGCGCACGGCGCGCGAAGCGCTGGCTGCGGAGGAGAAGGGGTGCGTCGCCGCCGCCGCAGAGCTGAGCCGGGAGCGGCATGCGGGTGCGAAGAAGATGGGGGAAGCGGTGGAAAAGGAGCTGTCCCGGGTCGCGCTCCGGGACGCGAAATTCCGGGCCGCGATGGTTTCGCGCGATCCCGGAGCCGCCTCTCTTTCCGCATCGGGGCTCGACGAGGGGGAACTGATGTTCTGCGCCAACCCTGGTCAGGAGCTCAGGCCCTTGTCGCACACCGCATCCGGCGGCGAGCTTTCGCGCGTGATGCTGGCCTTGCGGAATGCGTCATCCCGCGGCCGGACGGGGAGAACGATCGTTTTCGACGAAATAGACACGGGGATCGGCGGACGGGTCGCGGAGAGGGTGGGGGCCCGCCTGAAAGGCCTCGCGGGGTCGGCCCAGGTGATCTGCGTGACGCATATTCCCCAGGTCGCCGCTTTCGCGGGCAGCCACCTCCTCGTCAGCAAGTCCTCCGCCGTGGGAGCGGTCACCACCAGCGTGAAACCGCTCGCGAAACAGGATAGGATATTGGAGCTGGCGCGCATGATCTCCGGTTCGGAGGTCACGGGGGAGGCCAAAGCGCACGCGAAAGAACTGATAGAGAGGGCGGCGGGGGGATGA
- a CDS encoding pyrimidine 5'-nucleotidase, translating into MKVAVEPLFIFDLDNTLYPPEVSLWRIVDERIERYVQEKLGVEPDQARHVRKSFLKEFGTTLRGLMHYHGVPPGDYLEFVHDVPIPDIVPQRPDLRRMLSGLPGRRVVFTNGSESYARRVLDALGVADQMEGIYGIEFMEYIAKPSPYPYAKLLKVTGASAAASLFCEDVRENLLPARELGMFTVWVGGRGEASPAHAIVRDVCDLPGVLHRFLDQNFSGGF; encoded by the coding sequence ATGAAGGTGGCGGTAGAGCCGCTGTTCATATTCGACCTGGACAACACGCTCTATCCGCCCGAAGTGAGCCTCTGGCGCATCGTCGATGAGCGCATCGAACGATACGTACAGGAAAAGCTGGGCGTGGAGCCGGACCAGGCCAGGCACGTGCGAAAGAGCTTTCTGAAGGAATTCGGGACCACGCTGCGGGGGTTGATGCATTACCACGGCGTGCCGCCGGGCGATTATCTCGAATTCGTGCACGATGTGCCGATACCGGATATCGTGCCGCAGCGGCCTGATCTGCGGCGGATGCTCTCCGGCCTTCCCGGCAGGAGGGTCGTGTTCACGAACGGTTCCGAATCGTATGCCCGGCGCGTTCTCGATGCTCTTGGCGTCGCGGACCAGATGGAAGGAATTTACGGGATCGAGTTCATGGAATATATCGCAAAGCCGTCGCCCTATCCGTATGCAAAACTTCTGAAGGTCACGGGAGCATCGGCCGCCGCGTCCCTTTTCTGCGAGGACGTCCGCGAGAACCTGCTTCCGGCCAGGGAGCTCGGCATGTTCACGGTCTGGGTGGGAGGCCGGGGAGAGGCATCTCCGGCCCATGCAATCGTGCGCGACGTTTGCGATCTTCCGGGAGTCCTTCACAGGTTCCTGGATCAAAATTTTTCGGGAGGATTTTGA
- a CDS encoding CoA transferase — protein MSMLAGIRVLDLSLQLPGPFCTMVMADHGADVIKVDEPNPRARNPHSREEAGTSPADRYLNRGKRSLTLNLKSVEGKEIFRKLAADADVVMEGFRPGVAARLGVDYETLSALNPKLVYCSLSGYGQTGPLRSVAGHDINYISYAGVLGLCGRKDGPPAIPPVQIGDLFGGAMMSLSGILMALHARQRTGRGRWLDLSMTDGAMAMLSIHAADLLTGGSEPERGAMNYTGKYVCYETYRCADGRYVSVGPLEGWFWERMLKALRREDLLGSQYAEGAEAERTRDDLSKVFGSKGRDEWVEFFREHDICLSPVLSLSEALSHPNAAARRMVIDVESPLGGKERQLGLPIKVAGEEDAAPRRAPMLGEHDEAILLGIGYNEAQIKDFQSKGVIRSR, from the coding sequence ATGTCGATGCTTGCCGGTATCCGCGTTCTGGACCTGTCGTTGCAGCTGCCCGGCCCATTTTGCACCATGGTGATGGCCGATCACGGAGCGGACGTGATCAAGGTGGACGAGCCGAACCCCCGGGCGCGCAATCCGCACTCCAGGGAGGAAGCGGGAACCTCTCCCGCCGACCGGTACCTGAATCGGGGGAAGCGGAGCCTGACGCTTAACCTCAAATCGGTCGAGGGAAAGGAGATCTTTCGAAAACTGGCCGCTGATGCCGATGTCGTCATGGAAGGGTTCCGGCCGGGCGTTGCCGCCCGGCTCGGCGTGGACTACGAAACCCTGTCGGCGCTGAATCCGAAACTCGTGTATTGCTCTCTGTCGGGATACGGCCAGACAGGCCCGCTTCGCAGCGTCGCGGGGCATGACATCAATTACATTTCCTATGCGGGCGTTCTCGGGCTGTGCGGCAGGAAGGACGGTCCGCCTGCGATTCCCCCGGTGCAGATCGGCGATCTGTTCGGAGGAGCGATGATGTCGCTGTCGGGGATATTGATGGCGCTGCACGCCCGGCAGCGCACCGGACGGGGGAGATGGCTGGACCTTTCGATGACCGACGGAGCCATGGCCATGCTGTCGATCCACGCCGCCGACCTTTTGACGGGAGGAAGCGAGCCCGAACGCGGCGCGATGAACTACACCGGAAAATACGTCTGCTACGAAACGTACCGGTGCGCCGACGGCCGGTACGTGAGCGTCGGCCCCCTGGAAGGGTGGTTTTGGGAAAGGATGTTGAAGGCGCTTCGCCGCGAGGACCTTCTCGGGTCGCAATATGCCGAGGGGGCTGAAGCGGAACGAACACGCGACGATCTTTCGAAGGTCTTCGGGTCGAAAGGCAGGGACGAATGGGTGGAATTCTTCCGGGAGCACGACATCTGTCTTTCTCCGGTGCTGTCTCTGTCGGAGGCGCTTTCCCACCCCAATGCAGCCGCCCGTCGGATGGTTATAGATGTGGAATCGCCTCTGGGCGGTAAAGAGCGGCAGCTTGGGCTGCCGATCAAGGTTGCCGGTGAAGAGGATGCTGCCCCTCGCAGAGCGCCCATGCTTGGCGAGCACGATGAGGCGATTCTTTTGGGAATTGGGTATAATGAGGCGCAAATAAAGGATTTTCAGTCAAAGGGCGTTATCAGGAGCAGGTGA
- a CDS encoding TldD/PmbA family protein, which translates to MPELTSLFGLVARETARRGGGAAELCVVRERTRRYDSRSGGIDSLSFSDTLSLGIRVFRDGRMGFSYGFRAGDDEIVRMVEAALFSAASADPDPANGLPGGDGGFPELSLHDPECEGVGEREKAEFAVRMERDALSRDPRMKRVRTATLVETVGETAFRNSAGRFGAARESRYAAWIEAVAEDGAEGQTGYGYGFSRRFSGLDAGDIAVEAAGKALRMLGPQRLQTGRYAAILENAVAAELLEVLAPSFLASNVVKGRSILSGKIGNTVASEIVHICDDPLDPSGSGAAKFDAEGTPCRRNVLVQGGVLRGFLADSFWGKKLGTGTTASLRRTSPKVPPAVGISNLRISAGDRTLAEMMRNLGTGVLVTELLGIHTADPVSGDFSVGAAGIRFDEGEEREPVRGFAVSGNVLSLLSKVTDAGSDFRWFGNAGAPSLAISCIEVGGE; encoded by the coding sequence ATGCCTGAGCTTACGTCCCTCTTCGGCCTCGTCGCGAGGGAGACTGCCCGGCGCGGCGGCGGAGCGGCGGAGTTGTGCGTCGTGCGGGAGCGCACGAGGCGTTACGATTCCCGCTCAGGCGGGATCGACTCCCTTTCCTTCTCGGACACCCTGTCCCTCGGCATTCGCGTTTTCCGGGACGGACGGATGGGGTTCTCCTACGGTTTCCGTGCAGGCGACGACGAGATCGTGAGGATGGTCGAGGCCGCCCTTTTCTCCGCGGCGTCGGCGGACCCCGATCCCGCCAACGGGCTGCCCGGCGGGGACGGCGGGTTCCCCGAGCTTTCCTTGCATGACCCGGAGTGCGAGGGCGTGGGAGAGCGCGAGAAGGCCGAATTCGCGGTTCGGATGGAGCGGGATGCCCTTTCCCGTGATCCGCGGATGAAGAGGGTTCGCACGGCGACACTCGTGGAGACGGTCGGGGAAACGGCGTTCCGGAATTCGGCGGGGCGCTTCGGGGCGGCGCGCGAGTCGCGGTACGCCGCATGGATCGAAGCGGTCGCCGAGGATGGCGCCGAGGGGCAGACGGGTTACGGATACGGGTTCTCCCGCAGGTTTTCGGGTCTGGATGCCGGAGACATCGCCGTCGAAGCCGCCGGAAAAGCTTTAAGGATGCTGGGTCCGCAGCGGTTGCAAACCGGCCGCTACGCTGCGATCCTCGAAAATGCCGTCGCTGCGGAACTGCTCGAAGTCCTTGCTCCTTCCTTTCTCGCTTCCAACGTGGTCAAGGGAAGGTCGATACTTTCGGGAAAGATCGGGAATACGGTCGCATCGGAAATAGTACATATCTGCGACGACCCACTGGATCCCTCCGGCAGCGGTGCGGCGAAGTTCGATGCCGAAGGGACGCCTTGCCGCCGGAACGTCCTTGTGCAGGGGGGAGTTCTGAGAGGATTTCTCGCGGATTCGTTCTGGGGGAAGAAGCTGGGAACCGGGACGACCGCCAGCCTCCGGAGGACGTCGCCCAAGGTTCCCCCCGCCGTGGGGATATCCAACCTGCGGATTTCGGCAGGCGACAGGACCCTTGCGGAGATGATGCGGAACCTGGGAACGGGAGTCCTGGTCACCGAGCTGCTGGGAATCCACACGGCCGACCCGGTTTCCGGGGATTTCTCGGTCGGGGCAGCCGGGATCCGCTTCGACGAGGGCGAGGAAAGGGAGCCGGTCCGTGGGTTCGCGGTTTCGGGAAACGTTCTCTCCCTCCTGTCGAAAGTGACGGATGCCGGCTCCGATTTCCGGTGGTTCGGGAACGCGGGCGCGCCGTCCCTGGCTATTTCCTGCATCGAAGTAGGAGGGGAATGA
- a CDS encoding Rne/Rng family ribonuclease, with product MTEESGKRKYWRRRPRRKAEGASAPSQPADTQGGSLPGDGEPPGGVPPAGEALAHGEPADGGSGEEQGAAPTPEILEVERKIAASPGERGRRRRSRRRKGKGQPAPQETSPGGDVTPPTGTFPAPGEATHEEVASVAAEALPVSAQEDSQEIPQEAAAVTPPAADAAQGESADIPRKGRRRGRRRGRRRGKGLAQPQAVESVAAEAPAREEFDGGAEGTSSDDPGVRETAEAGEWSDEAEAEAETGAEEEETAAEPGKGPRKVMLIDGLHPEEIRVAIVSDGDLDYFEVENQRRKAFKGNIYKGKVVNVAQAIEAAFVEFGGGRHGFLPLNEYCGGALIESLGTWNEGDKRPHLRPGTEILVQVTKEESSIKGAALTSYISIAGRYLVMMLGMKRYGISKKITGEKERERIRKNMEKLEYPEHIGFIVRTVGAGQPLKDLKADLENLLKLWDRTVEGARTQKAPSLLYEEQDIVVRTLRDNYSSDVAEVLMNSDDSYRKARAFFDVYYPQQMQKLKVIRQKRPLFFKFNLEDQLERACARKVPLPSGGHIVIDRTEALWAIDVNSGRSSKDRDIEDTAYRTNKEAAVEAARQLRIRDMGGLIVVDFIDMENRRHIKDVEKILKDALKRDKAKSDVSAMGKFGLVGISRQRMGISFYDVLLKGCDLCGGTGSLPTSDSVIVRLLRKVHSELAKEHGKEVAVRVSPTLLQVLINQKREEVTAMEKACGGHVVFTADMSLPDGSYSVVEGTA from the coding sequence ATGACGGAGGAAAGCGGGAAACGCAAGTACTGGAGGCGGCGCCCCCGGCGCAAGGCGGAAGGGGCGTCCGCGCCGTCCCAACCGGCGGACACGCAAGGGGGATCGTTGCCGGGGGATGGGGAACCCCCGGGGGGAGTTCCCCCGGCAGGGGAGGCCCTCGCCCACGGCGAGCCGGCTGATGGCGGCTCCGGAGAGGAGCAGGGGGCTGCACCCACGCCGGAAATACTTGAAGTGGAGAGGAAGATTGCGGCATCTCCAGGCGAGAGAGGCCGCCGACGCAGGTCCCGCCGCCGGAAAGGAAAGGGGCAGCCGGCGCCGCAGGAAACCTCGCCCGGAGGCGACGTAACGCCTCCGACCGGGACATTCCCGGCGCCCGGCGAAGCGACGCACGAGGAAGTCGCTTCCGTGGCGGCGGAAGCTCTGCCGGTGTCCGCGCAGGAAGATTCGCAGGAGATACCGCAGGAAGCGGCCGCCGTTACTCCTCCCGCCGCCGATGCGGCGCAGGGAGAATCGGCGGACATACCGAGAAAAGGCCGCCGCAGGGGCCGCCGCAGGGGACGGCGCAGGGGGAAAGGGCTTGCGCAGCCGCAGGCGGTTGAATCGGTCGCCGCGGAAGCCCCCGCGCGGGAGGAATTCGACGGCGGGGCGGAAGGCACCTCCTCGGATGACCCCGGCGTCCGCGAGACGGCGGAAGCGGGCGAGTGGAGCGATGAAGCGGAGGCGGAAGCGGAAACCGGCGCGGAAGAGGAAGAGACCGCCGCCGAACCCGGCAAAGGCCCCCGAAAGGTGATGCTGATCGACGGCCTCCACCCGGAGGAAATCCGTGTGGCGATCGTAAGCGACGGGGACCTCGATTACTTCGAGGTGGAGAACCAGCGGCGTAAAGCCTTCAAGGGAAACATCTACAAGGGGAAGGTGGTCAACGTCGCCCAGGCGATCGAGGCCGCGTTCGTGGAGTTCGGAGGCGGGAGGCACGGTTTCCTTCCCTTGAACGAGTATTGCGGCGGCGCGCTGATCGAGAGCCTGGGAACCTGGAACGAAGGGGACAAACGGCCGCATCTGCGCCCCGGCACCGAGATCCTCGTCCAGGTTACGAAGGAGGAATCCTCCATCAAGGGAGCCGCGCTGACCTCCTACATCAGCATCGCGGGCCGGTACCTCGTCATGATGCTGGGTATGAAGCGCTACGGGATCTCGAAGAAGATCACGGGAGAGAAGGAACGGGAGCGGATCCGGAAGAACATGGAGAAGCTGGAATATCCGGAGCATATCGGCTTCATCGTCCGGACGGTCGGCGCGGGGCAGCCGCTGAAGGACCTGAAGGCCGACCTGGAAAACCTGCTGAAATTGTGGGACCGCACCGTGGAGGGAGCGCGCACGCAGAAGGCGCCCTCCCTTCTCTACGAGGAACAGGATATCGTCGTCCGCACGCTCCGGGACAACTACTCTTCCGACGTTGCGGAAGTGCTGATGAACTCGGACGACTCGTACCGCAAGGCGCGGGCGTTCTTCGACGTCTATTATCCCCAGCAGATGCAGAAGCTGAAGGTCATACGGCAGAAGCGCCCGCTGTTCTTCAAGTTCAACCTCGAAGACCAGCTGGAGCGGGCCTGCGCCCGGAAGGTCCCCCTGCCGTCCGGCGGGCACATCGTGATCGACCGCACGGAAGCGCTGTGGGCTATCGACGTGAACTCCGGCCGTTCCTCCAAGGACAGGGACATCGAGGACACGGCCTACCGGACGAACAAGGAGGCGGCCGTCGAAGCCGCGCGCCAGCTTAGGATCCGGGACATGGGGGGCCTTATCGTCGTCGATTTCATCGACATGGAGAACCGCCGGCACATAAAGGATGTGGAGAAGATACTGAAGGACGCGCTGAAGCGGGACAAGGCCAAGAGCGACGTCTCCGCCATGGGCAAATTCGGCCTCGTCGGCATCAGCCGGCAGCGGATGGGAATCTCGTTTTACGACGTGTTGCTGAAGGGGTGCGACCTGTGCGGAGGAACGGGGTCGCTGCCCACTTCGGATTCCGTGATCGTCCGCCTGCTTCGCAAGGTCCACTCCGAGCTTGCGAAAGAGCACGGGAAGGAAGTCGCGGTCCGCGTGTCCCCGACGCTCCTGCAGGTGCTGATCAACCAGAAGCGGGAGGAAGTGACCGCGATGGAGAAGGCATGCGGAGGACACGTCGTCTTCACGGCGGACATGTCCCTACCCGACGGTTCCTACTCTGTCGTGGAAGGGACGGCGTGA
- a CDS encoding HD domain-containing protein, which yields MFSSQTEWKAAVLVGETLLETVQRLTLVAEYRDEDAHSHCRRVRHYTEFLVRQLGISEPDSGIMIFSSPMHDIGKVGTPDSILLKSEKLTPQEFDIVKKHTIIGEKILGGSNNPYLESAQRFALYHHERWDGTGYPFGLKGEEIPIEGRIMYLIDKYDALRSRRPYKPPFRHEDAVHVIAKGNYITRPEHFDPDILDVFLSCERSFQDIFDAHPYNA from the coding sequence GTGTTTTCGAGCCAAACGGAATGGAAAGCGGCGGTCCTGGTGGGTGAAACATTGCTCGAAACGGTCCAGCGGCTGACATTGGTCGCCGAATACCGGGACGAGGACGCCCATTCGCACTGCCGGAGAGTGCGGCACTATACCGAATTTCTCGTGCGCCAATTGGGGATATCAGAGCCCGATTCGGGAATTATGATCTTTTCGAGCCCGATGCACGATATTGGAAAAGTCGGAACCCCGGACTCGATCCTGCTTAAGAGTGAAAAACTGACTCCGCAGGAATTCGATATCGTCAAAAAACATACGATCATCGGAGAGAAGATCCTGGGCGGATCGAACAATCCGTACCTCGAATCCGCTCAGAGATTCGCGTTGTATCACCATGAAAGGTGGGACGGCACAGGATACCCGTTCGGTCTGAAAGGCGAGGAGATCCCCATCGAGGGGAGGATAATGTACCTGATCGACAAGTACGACGCGCTCAGGAGCAGGCGCCCGTACAAGCCCCCTTTCCGGCACGAGGATGCCGTGCATGTCATTGCTAAAGGAAATTACATCACCAGGCCCGAGCATTTCGATCCGGATATCCTCGACGTCTTCCTCTCCTGCGAGAGGTCGTTCCAGGACATTTTCGACGCGCATCCGTACAACGCCTGA
- a CDS encoding PEP-CTERM sorting domain-containing protein, with protein sequence MLLVLACGSASAANVALNSDVTLSGTFFTNGWGGGWVVDKSTVVDGRFLPKNNRWDQGAVWWDARGGNTGQYITIDLGGSYSIYSFIAQVDDNDAYKLEYWDDGSGSWKTAWNIPNYNWYNGVNVWGMQTRPNPFNDNEQYLLPASIVTSKLKLSGDMNNSDRLFSVSEIQAFGEPVPAPVPEPGTMLLLGSGLVGLAGYGRKRTVRK encoded by the coding sequence ATGTTGCTCGTACTCGCTTGCGGCAGCGCTTCGGCGGCCAATGTCGCTCTCAATTCGGATGTCACGCTGAGCGGAACGTTCTTCACGAACGGATGGGGCGGCGGTTGGGTCGTCGATAAATCCACCGTTGTCGACGGAAGGTTTCTCCCGAAGAACAACCGGTGGGATCAGGGCGCCGTGTGGTGGGATGCAAGGGGCGGCAACACGGGACAGTACATAACGATCGACCTGGGCGGATCGTATTCGATCTACAGCTTCATCGCGCAGGTCGACGACAACGACGCCTACAAGCTGGAATATTGGGACGATGGAAGCGGCTCCTGGAAAACGGCGTGGAATATTCCCAATTACAACTGGTACAACGGCGTCAACGTATGGGGGATGCAGACGCGCCCGAACCCCTTCAACGACAATGAGCAGTACCTGCTGCCCGCGTCGATCGTGACGAGCAAGCTCAAGCTCAGCGGCGACATGAACAACAGCGACCGGCTGTTTTCGGTATCGGAAATCCAGGCTTTCGGCGAGCCCGTTCCCGCGCCTGTGCCCGAGCCCGGCACTATGCTTCTGCTGGGGAGCGGACTGGTCGGACTTGCCGGATACGGAAGGAAGCGGACGGTCAGGAAGTAG
- a CDS encoding NAD(+)/NADH kinase — MKCVGIIAKHTDPRAPKIVSELCEWLAARGRKVVLDRETVALVRRGEAVVRSKLPDACDFLIVLGGDGTLLSAARVVGTSGKPILGVNLGALGFLTAITLDELFPVLERIFSYDFDYDERMMLVAHVHRMGERVANYTVLNDVVINKGALAKIIDIETSVGEMYLSTFKADGLIISTPTGSTGYSLSAQGPIVYPMLRTILITPICPHTLTNRPLVIPDDMVVRAELRSREADVFLTLDGQVGFGLRESDVVEVKKADAPLRFFRSPSKDYFTVLRTKLKWGER, encoded by the coding sequence ATGAAGTGCGTCGGGATCATTGCAAAACACACCGACCCCAGGGCGCCGAAAATCGTTTCCGAGCTCTGCGAGTGGCTTGCCGCCCGCGGGCGGAAGGTTGTGCTGGACCGTGAAACGGTCGCACTTGTCCGCCGCGGCGAGGCCGTCGTGCGCTCCAAGCTGCCGGATGCGTGCGACTTCCTCATAGTTCTCGGGGGAGACGGAACGCTCCTTTCCGCCGCCCGCGTCGTTGGAACCTCCGGAAAACCGATCCTCGGGGTGAATCTCGGAGCCCTCGGTTTCCTCACGGCGATCACACTCGACGAGCTCTTCCCGGTGCTCGAGAGGATCTTCTCCTACGATTTCGACTACGACGAACGGATGATGCTCGTGGCGCACGTCCACCGGATGGGCGAACGCGTGGCGAACTACACCGTGCTGAACGACGTCGTCATCAACAAGGGCGCGCTCGCGAAAATCATCGACATCGAGACGAGCGTCGGCGAGATGTACCTTTCAACCTTCAAGGCCGACGGGCTCATAATATCCACGCCGACCGGATCGACGGGGTATTCCCTCTCCGCGCAGGGGCCGATCGTCTACCCGATGCTCCGCACCATTCTGATCACTCCGATCTGCCCCCACACGCTGACGAACCGGCCGCTTGTCATCCCCGACGACATGGTGGTCAGGGCGGAACTTCGATCCCGGGAAGCCGACGTCTTCCTTACCCTCGACGGCCAGGTGGGATTCGGCCTCCGGGAATCGGACGTCGTGGAGGTGAAGAAGGCGGATGCCCCCCTTCGATTCTTCCGCTCTCCCTCCAAGGACTACTTCACCGTCCTTCGCACCAAGCTCAAGTGGGGAGAGCGTTGA
- a CDS encoding UDP-2,3-diacylglucosamine diphosphatase, whose translation MEKGLPISAARAVFLSDAHLNQDDVHSRNFVALAGNAAAENAAVFLLGDVFDLWFGSSGLTFQFQKPIVSRLRELRAGGLRLYYVEGNRDFYLKKYHEGSTFDSVEELEMPASVAGRRLYLSHGDAVNPADTAYRFWKAVSKNRLSFGAVSALPSSLVLPLADWMERKLKKTNHRFRGSFPEKDCRDFAMRKFAAGMDYVILGHFHNERFFRFPRPDKEKALVVLPSWREGWRYFFISAEGDSGFRTYHPGEKLVP comes from the coding sequence ATGGAAAAGGGGCTTCCGATCTCCGCGGCCCGGGCGGTCTTCCTGTCCGACGCCCACCTGAACCAGGACGATGTCCACTCCAGGAACTTCGTCGCGCTCGCCGGGAACGCCGCCGCCGAAAACGCCGCCGTATTCCTGCTGGGCGACGTGTTCGACCTGTGGTTCGGAAGCTCCGGCCTCACCTTCCAATTCCAGAAACCCATAGTTTCGCGCCTGCGCGAGCTGCGCGCCGGAGGCCTTCGTCTATATTACGTGGAGGGAAACCGCGATTTCTATCTGAAAAAATACCACGAGGGAAGCACTTTCGATTCGGTCGAAGAACTCGAGATGCCCGCATCCGTCGCAGGAAGGCGCCTCTACCTGTCGCACGGAGATGCCGTCAACCCGGCGGATACCGCCTACAGGTTCTGGAAAGCCGTTTCGAAAAACCGGCTCTCCTTCGGCGCCGTTTCGGCGCTCCCCTCGTCGCTCGTTCTTCCGCTGGCCGACTGGATGGAACGAAAGCTGAAAAAGACGAACCACCGGTTCCGCGGATCGTTTCCGGAAAAGGACTGCCGTGATTTCGCCATGCGGAAATTCGCCGCGGGGATGGATTACGTGATCCTGGGGCACTTCCATAACGAACGATTCTTCCGGTTTCCCCGGCCGGATAAGGAAAAGGCTCTCGTGGTGCTTCCGTCGTGGCGCGAGGGATGGCGCTATTTCTTCATCTCGGCGGAGGGAGATTCGGGTTTCCGCACGTACCACCCCGGCGAGAAGCTCGTCCCCTGA
- a CDS encoding N-acetyltransferase has product MIRKARMGDVKTIQKLIADYARKGDMLPRSLSEIYENLRDYFVCVEDGDEVIGSAAVHIMWEDLAEVRSLAVREDRMGQRVGTQLVEACVSEAIVLGISRVFALTYKPVFFEKLGFRRVDKAELPHKIWSDCLKCSKFPDCDEVALVADFSGTRNA; this is encoded by the coding sequence ATGATCCGGAAGGCAAGGATGGGGGATGTCAAGACGATCCAGAAACTGATCGCCGACTACGCGAGGAAGGGCGACATGCTGCCGCGGTCGCTAAGCGAGATATACGAGAACCTGCGGGACTACTTCGTTTGTGTGGAGGACGGCGACGAAGTGATCGGTTCCGCGGCCGTACACATAATGTGGGAAGACCTGGCCGAGGTCCGTTCCCTCGCGGTGCGCGAAGACCGTATGGGACAGCGAGTGGGCACGCAGCTGGTCGAGGCATGCGTTTCGGAAGCCATCGTGCTGGGGATATCCAGGGTATTCGCCCTCACGTACAAGCCCGTGTTCTTCGAGAAGCTGGGATTCCGGCGGGTGGACAAGGCCGAGCTGCCTCACAAGATCTGGTCCGACTGCCTGAAGTGCTCCAAATTCCCCGATTGCGACGAAGTGGCCCTGGTGGCGGATTTTTCCGGAACGCGGAATGCCTGA